From the genome of Verrucomicrobiia bacterium, one region includes:
- a CDS encoding tetratricopeptide repeat protein — translation MNTVPKFVRRLTQVVFMGVAALFLFSAYGDPEEIAPGPVATNVDLTSEALRSYLQMQEQLHATQLALERNRQEAEALATKTTAALEAKLRDLEAALDRQKSAEWAAMQETVATNNRLILIVGGSIAGVGFFILLATGYLQWRSVNRLAEVSAQIQSSRPTLSLPPGEAATVKTGLPAPASERLFGVLSRLEQRILQLEHATAPLLVEPAETRPEKAGDAERNGESDAAEPVDSTASLLARGQKFLAQDQPKEALVCFEAILQNEPNHGEALVKKGLAFEALQQPEEALACYDQAIAANTDLTIAYLQKGGLFNRLERYEEALECYESALQAQEKVHAI, via the coding sequence ATGAACACCGTTCCAAAATTTGTCCGGCGCCTGACGCAAGTCGTTTTCATGGGAGTGGCGGCGCTGTTTTTATTTTCCGCTTACGGTGACCCCGAGGAGATCGCGCCCGGGCCAGTGGCAACCAATGTGGACCTCACTTCGGAAGCGTTGCGTTCGTACTTGCAGATGCAGGAACAACTGCACGCCACGCAACTCGCGCTGGAACGCAATCGGCAGGAAGCGGAAGCGCTTGCCACCAAAACCACCGCCGCGCTGGAGGCCAAATTGCGCGACCTGGAAGCGGCGCTGGATCGGCAGAAATCCGCGGAATGGGCCGCCATGCAGGAAACCGTGGCGACCAATAACCGCCTCATCCTGATTGTGGGCGGTTCGATTGCGGGCGTCGGGTTTTTCATTTTGTTGGCCACCGGCTATTTGCAATGGCGCTCGGTCAATCGGCTGGCGGAAGTTTCCGCGCAGATTCAGAGCAGTCGTCCAACGCTGTCGTTGCCGCCCGGCGAGGCCGCCACGGTAAAGACTGGATTGCCCGCGCCGGCCTCGGAGCGGTTGTTTGGCGTGTTATCGCGTCTGGAGCAACGCATTTTACAACTGGAACACGCCACCGCGCCGTTGTTGGTCGAGCCGGCGGAAACCCGGCCCGAAAAGGCGGGGGATGCTGAACGTAATGGCGAAAGCGACGCCGCCGAACCAGTGGATTCGACGGCGAGTCTATTGGCGCGAGGTCAGAAATTTCTGGCGCAGGACCAGCCCAAGGAAGCGCTGGTCTGCTTTGAAGCCATTTTGCAAAACGAACCCAACCACGGCGAGGCGTTGGTGAAGAAAGGGCTGGCTTTCGAAGCGTTGCAGCAACCGGAGGAAGCGCTGGCCTGCTACGATCAAGCCATCGCCGCCAACACGGATTTGACCATCGCCTATCTGCAAAAGGGGGGATTATTCAATCGGCTCGAGCGCTATGAGGAGGCGTTGGAATGTTACGAGTCCGCCCTGCAAGCGCAGGAAAAGGTGCATGCGATTTAG
- a CDS encoding ABC transporter permease has translation MKPIKQLSPGWRAWRRFRQHRVAVVSAWFLLFVIGFVFLYPLGSRFGPNELSDAQFMPPNATHWMGTDVHGRDLLVRLCYGAQISLLVGVVGAGICLVIGVIWGAVAGYLGGRIDSLMMRTVDVLYCVPSIILAIVLMAVVEPVFRQWLDALPLSGVPALARLSVLFLALGAVSWLTMARIVRGQVLSLRTQAFVDASRVLGASPFWILRRHIVPNVLGVVIVYLTLTIPGIVLAESFLSFLGIGVQPPMASWGSLIAEGAEQINPVRIYWWLLVYPGGLLVTTLLALNFLGDGLRNAWDIRGES, from the coding sequence ATGAAACCAATAAAGCAGTTGAGTCCGGGGTGGCGCGCGTGGCGGCGTTTTCGGCAACATCGCGTCGCGGTGGTCAGCGCGTGGTTTCTTCTGTTCGTAATTGGTTTTGTTTTTCTTTATCCGCTCGGTTCGCGTTTCGGTCCGAATGAACTTTCCGACGCGCAATTCATGCCGCCCAACGCCACCCACTGGATGGGCACGGATGTGCATGGACGCGACCTGCTGGTGCGGCTGTGTTACGGTGCGCAAATCTCGTTGCTGGTCGGGGTGGTGGGCGCGGGCATTTGCTTGGTGATTGGCGTGATCTGGGGGGCCGTTGCCGGTTATCTGGGCGGGCGAATTGACAGTTTGATGATGCGCACCGTGGACGTGCTGTATTGCGTGCCGTCCATCATTCTGGCGATTGTCCTGATGGCGGTGGTTGAGCCTGTGTTCCGTCAATGGCTGGACGCGTTGCCCCTTTCGGGCGTGCCGGCACTGGCCCGGCTGAGCGTACTGTTCCTCGCGTTGGGCGCGGTCTCGTGGTTGACCATGGCGCGGATTGTGCGTGGGCAGGTGTTATCGCTGCGCACGCAAGCTTTCGTGGATGCCAGCCGCGTGCTGGGCGCTTCTCCGTTCTGGATTTTGCGGCGTCACATTGTGCCCAACGTGTTGGGCGTGGTGATTGTCTATCTTACCCTCACGATTCCCGGTATTGTGCTGGCGGAATCTTTTCTGAGCTTTCTGGGGATTGGCGTGCAACCGCCGATGGCCAGTTGGGGTTCGTTGATCGCCGAAGGCGCGGAGCAAATCAACCCCGTCCGTATTTATTGGTGGCTGCTGGTTTATCCGGGCGGATTGCTCGTGACCACGCTGCTGGCCTTGAATTTTCTGGGCGACGGCCTCCGGAACGCCTGGGACATTCGCGGCGAAAGTTGA
- a CDS encoding ABC transporter permease: MYFLKRLLWLIPLLLVVSFVCFALLRLTPGSPFDRERHPASPEIERQIAAKYHLDEPFWKQYGRFLGDLLHGDFGPSLKYRNHTVNDLIRQGLPVSMSLGLLAFCLALGIGLPLGCYTAMRQGRWGDYVGSLYAILMVCVPVFVLAPLLVMFLAVQWHWFPVALWGSARHAVLPVVALGLFYSGRVAHLMREGMLNIMRAEFIKTARAKGLSETAVFLRHGLRLALLPVVSYAGPMLADLLTGSFVVETIFQIPGLGAAFINGFLNRDYSLVIGLVMLYAVLLVLLNLAVDFAYTLLDPRVKYE, from the coding sequence ATGTATTTTCTGAAACGACTGCTCTGGCTGATCCCCTTGTTACTGGTGGTGAGCTTCGTTTGCTTCGCGTTGCTGCGTTTGACGCCGGGTTCGCCGTTCGATCGTGAACGGCATCCGGCCTCGCCGGAAATCGAGCGTCAGATCGCGGCCAAGTACCATCTGGATGAACCGTTTTGGAAACAATACGGCCGGTTTCTGGGCGATCTGTTGCACGGTGATTTCGGGCCGTCGCTCAAGTATCGCAACCACACGGTGAACGATTTGATCCGGCAAGGATTACCCGTTTCGATGTCGCTGGGATTGCTGGCGTTTTGTCTGGCGCTGGGCATTGGTTTGCCATTGGGCTGCTACACCGCCATGCGGCAAGGTCGTTGGGGTGATTACGTCGGCAGTTTGTACGCGATTCTGATGGTGTGCGTGCCGGTATTCGTGCTGGCCCCGCTGCTCGTGATGTTTCTGGCCGTGCAATGGCACTGGTTTCCGGTGGCATTGTGGGGTTCGGCGCGACACGCGGTGTTGCCGGTCGTGGCGCTGGGATTGTTTTATTCCGGTCGCGTCGCGCACCTCATGCGTGAAGGAATGTTGAACATCATGCGCGCGGAATTCATCAAGACCGCCCGCGCCAAGGGATTGAGTGAAACCGCCGTGTTCCTGCGTCACGGCCTGCGTCTGGCGCTGCTGCCCGTCGTATCGTATGCCGGTCCGATGCTGGCGGATTTGTTGACCGGTTCGTTTGTCGTGGAAACCATTTTTCAAATCCCCGGTCTCGGTGCGGCCTTCATCAACGGTTTCTTGAACCGCGACTACAGTTTGGTGATTGGCCTGGTGATGTTGTATGCCGTGTTGCTGGTGCTGCTGAACCTCGCGGTGGATTTCGCCTACACTCTGCTCGACCCGCGCGTGAAGTATGAGTGA
- a CDS encoding peptide ABC transporter substrate-binding protein codes for MSSANRDTAIRRWLRFRFKPAWAARRRRARKVAMLSVAWLGLLLTLSGCFQAESPADVVIVNGNEPESLDPQIVTGVSEMRITKALFDGLIRLDPTNAAPVPGLAERWEVSTDGKLYTFYLRSNAVWSTGEPITSADVEWSWFRALDPMTASDYAGQLFGIKNAENWYNGRVTNRAEVGFRALDAHTFQVELNVPLAFFPELCAFPTLAVIPRQTIETYGDRWLHAKPLPTSGAFTLDAWRVNDKVRLRRNPRYWDVANTASEVVDVLPISSPNTALNLYATGAADIVWDKDLVPAELMDVLVERPDFHSFTYLGTYFYRFNVNEPPLNDSRVRRAFALATDKARLISKLTRGIGRPAAHFVPDGVAHYSSPPGLDYDPAAARAALAAAGFPEGKGFPRLSYTFFSASGGANLHGKIAVELQQMWREVLGVDIELRQIERKVFYASQSKLDYQISTSSWIGDYNDANTFLDLFLSASGNNRTGWKNARYDALVAAANAETDQTKRADRFRQAETILIAEEAPIVPLYFYLGYNYYDDQKIGGIWPNILDEHPIQFIYKRPPQRQSTTVAQSASAGTGNPTPRE; via the coding sequence ATGAGCAGCGCGAACCGCGACACCGCTATTCGACGGTGGCTGCGGTTTCGTTTTAAGCCGGCGTGGGCCGCCCGCCGCCGCCGCGCGCGTAAGGTGGCCATGCTGAGCGTCGCGTGGCTGGGACTCCTTCTGACACTCAGCGGATGTTTTCAAGCGGAATCCCCCGCGGATGTGGTGATCGTCAACGGCAACGAACCCGAATCGCTGGATCCACAAATTGTCACCGGCGTCTCGGAGATGCGCATCACCAAGGCGCTCTTTGATGGATTGATTCGTCTTGATCCCACCAATGCCGCCCCCGTACCTGGGCTGGCCGAACGCTGGGAAGTCTCGACCGACGGCAAGCTTTACACGTTTTACCTGCGCTCCAATGCCGTCTGGTCCACCGGTGAACCCATCACCAGTGCGGACGTGGAATGGTCCTGGTTCCGCGCGTTGGATCCGATGACAGCCAGCGATTACGCCGGACAGTTGTTCGGGATTAAAAACGCGGAGAACTGGTACAACGGTCGCGTCACCAATCGCGCCGAAGTGGGTTTTCGCGCGCTGGACGCCCACACGTTTCAGGTCGAATTGAATGTTCCGCTCGCTTTCTTTCCGGAGCTTTGCGCTTTTCCAACGCTGGCCGTAATTCCCCGGCAGACGATTGAGACCTACGGCGATCGCTGGTTGCATGCGAAACCGTTGCCCACCAGCGGCGCGTTCACGCTTGATGCCTGGCGCGTGAACGACAAAGTCCGGCTGCGTCGCAATCCGCGCTACTGGGACGTGGCGAACACCGCCTCGGAAGTTGTGGACGTGTTACCCATCAGTTCACCGAACACGGCGCTGAATTTGTACGCCACCGGCGCCGCCGACATTGTTTGGGACAAAGACCTCGTGCCCGCTGAATTGATGGATGTGTTGGTCGAGCGCCCCGACTTTCACAGCTTCACCTATCTCGGCACTTATTTTTACCGCTTCAATGTCAACGAACCGCCGCTGAACGATTCACGAGTTCGTCGCGCGTTCGCCCTGGCCACTGATAAAGCGCGGCTCATCAGCAAACTGACGCGCGGCATTGGCCGGCCGGCGGCCCATTTTGTTCCCGATGGCGTGGCACATTATTCCTCGCCGCCCGGTTTGGACTACGATCCGGCGGCGGCGCGCGCGGCATTGGCGGCGGCGGGTTTTCCGGAGGGCAAAGGCTTTCCGCGTTTGTCCTACACCTTCTTTTCGGCTTCCGGCGGCGCGAATTTGCACGGCAAAATCGCGGTGGAATTGCAGCAGATGTGGCGCGAAGTCCTCGGCGTGGATATTGAGTTGCGTCAGATTGAGCGCAAGGTTTTTTACGCGTCGCAATCGAAATTGGACTACCAGATTTCCACCTCGAGCTGGATTGGTGATTACAACGACGCCAACACGTTTCTCGATTTGTTTCTGAGCGCGAGCGGCAACAACCGGACTGGTTGGAAGAACGCGCGATACGACGCGCTGGTGGCCGCCGCCAACGCGGAGACCGACCAGACCAAACGGGCGGATCGCTTTCGTCAGGCGGAGACGATCTTGATTGCCGAAGAGGCGCCGATTGTGCCGCTCTATTTTTATCTCGGTTACAACTATTACGACGACCAGAAAATCGGCGGCATCTGGCCGAACATTCTGGATGAGCATCCCATCCAGTTCATTTACAAACGCCCGCCGCAACGCCAGTCCACGACAGTCGCTCAGAGCGCCTCGGCTGGGACCGGCAACCCAACCCCTCGCGAGTAG
- the secG gene encoding preprotein translocase subunit SecG has translation MGLFIGFLTGILVLDCLLLVLLVLVQLPKKEAGAGLAFGGGAADALFGAGAGNPLTKITKYSAVAFFVLLLAISLLQRGHYNTDADSFRSAIEQENQQAAAATTSAAATAPTVDASLLTATNVPVPTVDTNVAPK, from the coding sequence ATGGGTTTATTCATTGGTTTTTTGACAGGAATCCTGGTGCTCGATTGCCTGTTGCTGGTGTTGCTGGTGTTGGTGCAACTGCCCAAGAAAGAGGCGGGCGCTGGTCTCGCGTTCGGCGGCGGCGCGGCGGACGCACTGTTCGGTGCGGGCGCGGGCAATCCGCTGACGAAAATCACCAAGTACTCGGCGGTGGCCTTCTTTGTTTTGCTGCTCGCCATTTCCCTGCTGCAACGCGGACATTACAATACTGACGCGGACAGTTTTCGCAGCGCCATTGAACAGGAGAATCAGCAAGCGGCTGCAGCCACCACTTCCGCCGCCGCGACGGCTCCAACCGTGGACGCGAGTCTGTTGACGGCTACGAATGTTCCGGTGCCAACCGTGGACACCAACGTCGCGCCGAAATAA
- the tpiA gene encoding triose-phosphate isomerase produces the protein MNKERKLIIAGNWKMNKTVAEALALVDDLKRELGGVKEVDIVVCPPFTALESVSKAVLDSNLKLGAQDMSEHNVGAHTGEIAAVMLKEFSTRYVILGHSERRQYHHESDALVARKAAAVHTANLKPIICVGETLAEREGNRTEQVLAAQVTGSLAGLTQEQMLETVLAYEPVWAIGTGKTATTQQAQEAHAFIRGLLVKRFDEATARKVRIQYGGSVKPNNARELMSQPDVDGALVGGAALEARSFADIVKNSI, from the coding sequence ATGAATAAAGAACGCAAACTGATTATTGCAGGCAACTGGAAGATGAACAAAACCGTCGCCGAGGCGCTGGCGCTCGTGGACGACTTGAAACGCGAGTTGGGCGGAGTGAAGGAAGTGGACATCGTCGTGTGCCCGCCATTCACCGCGCTGGAGTCGGTTTCCAAGGCGGTGCTGGATTCCAACCTCAAGCTCGGCGCGCAGGACATGAGCGAACATAACGTGGGCGCGCACACCGGTGAAATTGCCGCCGTCATGCTCAAGGAATTTTCCACGCGTTACGTCATTCTCGGACACAGCGAACGGCGCCAATATCATCACGAGTCGGACGCGTTGGTGGCGCGCAAAGCCGCAGCGGTGCATACGGCTAATTTGAAGCCGATCATTTGCGTGGGAGAAACCTTGGCCGAACGCGAAGGCAATCGGACCGAACAGGTTTTGGCCGCGCAGGTCACCGGCAGTCTGGCGGGGTTGACCCAGGAACAAATGCTGGAGACTGTGCTCGCTTACGAACCGGTCTGGGCGATTGGCACGGGCAAAACCGCCACCACCCAGCAGGCGCAGGAAGCGCACGCGTTCATACGCGGTTTATTGGTGAAACGCTTTGATGAAGCCACTGCCCGCAAGGTGCGGATTCAGTACGGTGGCAGCGTTAAGCCCAACAATGCCAGAGAGTTAATGAGTCAGCCCGACGTGGATGGCGCACTGGTGGGCGGCGCGGCGTTGGAGGCGAGAAGTTTTGCTGACATCGTTAAAAATTCCATTTAA
- a CDS encoding phosphoglycerate kinase gives MAKLTVRDLEVQARRVFTRVDYNVPLEEHNGQMVITDDTRIKATLPTLRLLIEKGARVILAAHLGRPKGKREPGLSLRPVAARLAELLGAAVNFVDDCVGEKVEKLVNELPPGGVLLLENVRFYAGEEANDPALAEQFAKLADVYVNDAFGAAHRAHASTEGVARIVTKRGGKAAAGLLMERELKFLGEELENPARPFVVILGGAKVSDKIKVIDRLLEKANCILIGGAMAYTFKLARGFKVGLSLVEKDKVDVAQAALDKAQQRGVQFLLPLDNTIVTPVKTEKLNKKGRPVFDLTNPRNWSEDNIPDDAEGVDIGPATVAQYADALRNAKTVLWNGPMGIFEDPRFAVGTNAIAQAVVEATQKNGAKTIIGGGDSVKAINRAGLGDQVTFMSTGGGASLEFLEGAVLPGVAALSDK, from the coding sequence ATGGCCAAACTCACAGTTCGCGATCTCGAAGTGCAAGCCCGGCGCGTTTTCACGCGGGTGGATTACAACGTGCCGTTGGAGGAGCACAACGGTCAGATGGTGATCACGGATGACACCCGCATCAAAGCGACCCTGCCGACGTTGCGGTTGCTGATCGAAAAAGGCGCGCGCGTCATTCTGGCCGCGCATTTGGGTCGGCCCAAGGGCAAACGCGAACCGGGTTTGTCGCTGCGTCCCGTGGCGGCGCGGCTGGCTGAACTGCTCGGCGCGGCGGTGAACTTCGTGGATGATTGCGTCGGGGAGAAGGTGGAAAAACTGGTGAACGAATTGCCGCCCGGCGGCGTGTTGCTTTTGGAGAACGTCCGTTTTTATGCCGGGGAAGAGGCCAACGATCCGGCATTGGCGGAGCAATTCGCCAAGCTCGCGGACGTGTATGTGAATGACGCTTTCGGCGCGGCGCACCGAGCGCACGCTTCCACGGAAGGCGTGGCGCGCATCGTTACCAAACGCGGCGGCAAAGCGGCAGCCGGTTTGTTGATGGAGCGCGAACTCAAGTTCCTCGGTGAGGAATTGGAAAATCCCGCCCGCCCGTTTGTGGTGATTCTCGGTGGCGCCAAGGTTTCGGATAAAATCAAGGTCATTGATCGGTTGCTGGAAAAGGCGAACTGCATTTTGATCGGTGGCGCCATGGCCTACACCTTCAAACTCGCGCGCGGCTTCAAGGTGGGTTTGTCGCTGGTGGAAAAAGACAAGGTGGACGTGGCGCAGGCGGCCCTGGATAAAGCGCAGCAACGCGGCGTGCAATTCCTGTTGCCGCTGGATAACACCATTGTGACGCCCGTCAAAACCGAGAAGCTCAATAAGAAGGGGCGACCGGTGTTCGATTTAACCAATCCGCGCAATTGGTCGGAGGACAACATTCCGGACGATGCGGAAGGCGTGGATATTGGTCCGGCCACGGTGGCGCAATATGCGGACGCGTTGCGGAACGCCAAAACCGTGCTGTGGAACGGGCCGATGGGGATTTTTGAAGATCCGCGTTTTGCCGTCGGCACCAATGCCATCGCGCAGGCCGTGGTGGAAGCCACGCAGAAGAACGGAGCCAAGACCATCATCGGCGGCGGCGACAGCGTGAAGGCGATCAACCGCGCCGGTCTGGGCGACCAGGTGACGTTCATGAGCACGGGCGGCGGCGCGAGTCTGGAATTTTTGGAGGGCGCGGTTCTGCCCGGCGTGGCGGCGCTCTCCGATAAATAA
- a CDS encoding DUF721 domain-containing protein → MSLPPKSRSRPHGTVTSAKQRVLAQWRGVDLTPLEIAYKSGVRPLDHLVAQALSNANIEQKRGEVEIVKVWNHLLDPQITAHAQPSGLRKGTLFVAVDSNVWLSEIVRYRRKEILERLQHSFGSSLIQRISFRVG, encoded by the coding sequence ATGTCTCTCCCACCAAAATCACGTTCCCGCCCGCACGGCACAGTCACCAGCGCCAAGCAGCGGGTGCTCGCGCAATGGCGCGGCGTGGATTTGACCCCGTTGGAAATCGCCTACAAAAGCGGCGTGCGCCCGCTCGATCATCTGGTCGCGCAAGCGCTCTCGAATGCGAACATCGAGCAAAAGCGCGGTGAGGTTGAGATCGTGAAAGTTTGGAATCATTTGCTGGACCCGCAAATCACCGCCCACGCGCAACCCAGCGGCCTGCGCAAAGGCACGTTGTTTGTGGCCGTGGACAGCAACGTCTGGCTGAGTGAAATCGTTCGCTACCGTCGGAAGGAGATTCTGGAGCGCTTGCAACACAGCTTCGGCAGTAGTTTGATTCAACGCATCTCCTTTCGCGTCGGTTGA